A stretch of Thermus oshimai DSM 12092 DNA encodes these proteins:
- the tatA gene encoding twin-arginine translocase TatA/TatE family subunit: protein MRLGPVEIILILLVILLLFGAKKLPELARGLGQSAKEFKKGLSEGEEKKEEKA, encoded by the coding sequence ATGCGCCTAGGACCTGTGGAGATTATCCTCATCCTTCTCGTCATCCTCCTCCTTTTTGGGGCCAAGAAGCTTCCCGAGCTTGCCCGGGGCCTTGGCCAGTCGGCCAAGGAGTTCAAGAAGGGCCTTTCCGAGGGGGAAGAGAAGAAAGAGGAAAAAGCCTAA
- a CDS encoding formate dehydrogenase accessory sulfurtransferase FdhD — protein MWRYQKGRFFQEDFPLPQEATLLLCLNGEPWTALSYTPGEELLLALGHLYLSGVVGGLEGLTWQVGDGVVNLNLPQRPKRGLGVRDSGCAAGLRFGETPLRPLPPVSLDPGLPPRLLSELRREARAYAETRGIHGAALFDLEGHLLYLNEDIGRHNAVDRLMGYMLLEGIKPPVLLAVTGRVSREMAAKAIAMGAVLLASRTGATAPAVDLAKRYGLALAAYVRPESYRLYAPGGLTIPMPNPTD, from the coding sequence GTGTGGCGCTACCAGAAGGGGCGGTTTTTCCAGGAGGATTTTCCCCTTCCCCAGGAGGCCACCCTGCTCCTATGCCTCAACGGGGAGCCCTGGACCGCCTTGAGCTACACCCCAGGGGAGGAGCTCCTTCTGGCCTTAGGCCACCTCTACCTGAGCGGGGTGGTGGGGGGCCTCGAGGGGCTCACCTGGCAGGTGGGGGACGGGGTGGTGAACCTGAACCTGCCCCAAAGGCCCAAGCGGGGCCTAGGGGTGCGGGACAGCGGGTGCGCCGCGGGGCTCCGCTTCGGCGAGACCCCCCTCCGCCCCCTGCCCCCCGTTTCCCTGGACCCAGGCCTTCCTCCCCGGCTCCTTTCCGAGCTCCGCCGGGAAGCCCGGGCCTACGCGGAAACCCGGGGCATCCACGGGGCGGCCCTCTTTGACCTCGAGGGCCACCTCCTTTACCTGAACGAGGACATCGGCCGCCACAACGCCGTGGACCGGCTCATGGGGTACATGCTCCTTGAGGGGATTAAGCCCCCCGTGCTCCTGGCGGTGACCGGCCGGGTGAGCCGGGAGATGGCGGCCAAGGCCATCGCCATGGGGGCCGTGCTCCTGGCCAGCCGCACCGGGGCCACCGCCCCCGCGGTGGACTTAGCCAAGCGGTACGGCCTAGCCTTGGCCGCCTACGTCAGGCCGGAAAGCTACCGCCTCTACGCCCCAGGCGGCCTCACAATCCCCATGCCCAACCCCACGGATTAG
- a CDS encoding tetratricopeptide repeat protein has product MRWLILAFGLSALGALAQQTPPPPPQTVQQDPLRLGVQLYALGRYETALELFERALKEKPGDPDAQYWLVRTQLKLGLLNPALENAKTLVARNPRYMGGYMVLSEAYMAFYRAAEDKERAKGYLDQALSVLKDAEKINPKYASLYLQRGLVYILLGQGAQAEESLKKALALEDTPEVRKTLAELYLALGRLDEALEQYAKALEQNPKDSDLRVRYASALLLKNQAAEAVRVLEEGHRLKPLDAEGWYTLGRAYLLSGRKKEAGVALENAVALAPLRFPTAYAYLGQIYLELGDAQKARSRYTVAVRLEPKNPEYRLGLCLASEKLGDKAGARYQCQEALKLKPGYKEAEEVLKRL; this is encoded by the coding sequence ATGCGCTGGTTGATCCTGGCTTTCGGACTTTCGGCCCTTGGCGCCCTGGCCCAGCAGACCCCTCCCCCCCCGCCCCAGACGGTCCAGCAGGACCCTTTGCGCCTGGGGGTGCAGCTTTACGCCCTGGGCCGCTATGAGACCGCCCTGGAGCTTTTTGAGCGGGCCCTAAAGGAAAAACCAGGCGACCCCGACGCCCAGTACTGGCTGGTGCGGACCCAGCTCAAGCTGGGCCTCCTAAACCCCGCCCTGGAGAACGCCAAGACCCTGGTGGCCCGCAACCCCCGGTACATGGGGGGGTACATGGTCCTGTCGGAGGCCTACATGGCCTTCTACCGGGCGGCGGAGGACAAGGAGCGGGCCAAGGGGTATCTGGACCAGGCCCTTTCCGTCCTGAAGGACGCGGAAAAGATCAACCCCAAGTACGCCTCCCTTTACCTCCAGCGGGGCCTGGTCTACATCCTTCTGGGGCAAGGAGCCCAGGCGGAGGAAAGCCTGAAGAAGGCCCTGGCCCTGGAGGACACCCCCGAGGTGCGCAAGACCCTGGCGGAGCTTTACCTGGCCCTGGGCCGTCTGGACGAGGCCCTGGAGCAGTACGCCAAGGCCTTGGAGCAGAACCCCAAGGACAGCGACCTCCGGGTCCGCTACGCCTCGGCCCTCCTCCTCAAAAACCAGGCCGCGGAGGCGGTGCGGGTGCTGGAGGAGGGGCACCGGCTGAAACCCCTGGACGCCGAGGGCTGGTACACCCTGGGCCGGGCCTACCTCCTCTCGGGGCGGAAGAAGGAGGCGGGCGTGGCCCTGGAAAACGCCGTGGCCCTGGCCCCCTTGCGTTTCCCCACCGCCTACGCCTACCTGGGCCAGATCTACCTGGAACTGGGGGACGCCCAGAAGGCCAGGAGCCGCTACACCGTGGCGGTGCGGCTGGAGCCTAAAAACCCCGAGTACCGCTTGGGCCTCTGCCTGGCCAGCGAGAAGCTGGGGGATAAGGCGGGGGCCCGGTACCAGTGCCAGGAGGCCTTGAAGCTTAAGCCGGGGTACAAGGAAGCGGAGGAGGTTCTAAAGCGCCTCTAG
- a CDS encoding AAA family ATPase has protein sequence MNLTPAEIVRELSKHIVGQEAAKKAVAVALRNRYRRKKLPPEIAREVTPKNILMIGPTGVGKTEIARRLARLAGAPFVKVEATKFTEVGYVGRDVDSIVRDLAEASYQLVLEEMKKKVEEKALRLAEEELATLLRASPAEVRSGRLDALSVEVQVEEEVALPFMGVLGGEGFGGMGEMLKGLLPKRPVRRRMTVKEAREILKNQHAERLIDKEELKEEARRRAQEDGIVFIDEIDKVARREGSIGPDVSGEGVQRDLLPIVEGTVVSTRIGPISTEHVLFIAAGAFHVAKPSDLIPELQGRFPIRVELSPLGAEEFYRILKEPENSLIRQYTELLRADGTELVFHDEALWAIAEAAHRANQELEDIGARRLATVLERVLEEVSFQTDLGRVEITRAYVEQRLEAVFASKDLSRYVL, from the coding sequence ATGAACCTCACGCCTGCGGAAATCGTCCGGGAGCTTTCCAAGCACATCGTGGGCCAGGAGGCGGCCAAGAAGGCGGTGGCCGTGGCCCTAAGAAACCGCTACCGCCGCAAGAAGCTCCCCCCGGAGATCGCCCGGGAGGTCACGCCCAAAAACATCCTCATGATCGGCCCCACCGGGGTGGGCAAGACGGAGATCGCCCGCCGCCTGGCCCGGCTGGCGGGGGCCCCTTTCGTGAAGGTGGAGGCCACCAAGTTCACCGAGGTGGGCTATGTGGGCCGGGACGTGGACTCCATCGTGCGGGATCTGGCCGAGGCCAGCTACCAGCTGGTGCTGGAGGAGATGAAGAAAAAGGTGGAGGAAAAGGCCCTCCGCCTGGCGGAGGAGGAGCTCGCCACCCTCCTCCGCGCCTCCCCCGCCGAGGTGCGCTCGGGCCGGCTGGACGCCCTTTCCGTGGAGGTGCAGGTGGAGGAGGAGGTGGCCCTGCCCTTCATGGGGGTTTTGGGGGGCGAGGGGTTTGGAGGCATGGGGGAGATGCTGAAAGGCCTCCTCCCCAAGCGGCCCGTTCGGCGCCGGATGACGGTGAAAGAGGCGCGGGAGATCCTCAAGAACCAGCACGCCGAGCGGCTCATAGACAAGGAAGAGCTCAAGGAGGAGGCCCGCCGCCGCGCCCAGGAGGACGGCATCGTCTTCATTGACGAGATCGACAAGGTGGCCCGCCGGGAAGGGAGCATCGGCCCCGACGTCTCCGGGGAAGGGGTACAGCGCGACCTCCTCCCCATCGTGGAGGGCACGGTGGTCTCCACCCGCATCGGCCCCATCTCCACGGAGCACGTCCTCTTCATCGCCGCGGGGGCCTTCCACGTGGCCAAGCCCTCGGACCTCATCCCCGAACTCCAGGGCCGCTTCCCCATCCGGGTGGAGCTTTCCCCTTTGGGGGCGGAGGAGTTCTACCGGATCCTGAAGGAGCCGGAAAACTCCCTTATCCGCCAGTACACCGAGCTCCTCAGGGCGGACGGCACGGAGCTTGTCTTCCACGATGAAGCCCTTTGGGCCATCGCCGAGGCCGCCCACCGGGCCAATCAGGAACTGGAGGACATCGGGGCGAGAAGGCTCGCCACCGTGCTGGAAAGGGTTCTGGAGGAGGTGAGCTTCCAGACGGACCTGGGCCGGGTGGAGATCACCCGGGCCTACGTGGAGCAAAGGTTGGAGGCGGTCTTCGCTTCCAAGGACCTTTCGCGGTACGTGCTCTAG
- the hslV gene encoding ATP-dependent protease subunit HslV: MEIHGTTILAVRKDGVTALAGDGQVTFGQTVLKRGAVKVRRLEVGGGVLVGFAGGVADALALLERFEEKLQEAKGNLLKGAVETAKLWRTDRILRHLQAMIVAADRENLVLLSGTGEVITPEEPLLAVGSGGPYALAAAKALLRHSALSAREIAEEAIKIAAEVDLYTSGQVTVLTLGEA; this comes from the coding sequence ATGGAGATTCACGGAACTACGATCCTAGCCGTGCGCAAAGACGGCGTCACCGCCCTAGCGGGGGACGGCCAGGTCACCTTCGGCCAGACCGTCTTGAAGCGGGGTGCGGTGAAGGTGCGGCGCCTCGAGGTGGGGGGAGGGGTGCTGGTGGGCTTCGCCGGGGGCGTGGCCGACGCCCTGGCCCTTCTGGAGCGCTTTGAGGAAAAGCTCCAGGAGGCCAAGGGCAACCTCCTTAAAGGCGCCGTGGAAACCGCCAAGCTCTGGCGCACCGACCGCATCCTCCGCCACCTCCAGGCCATGATCGTGGCCGCGGACCGGGAGAACCTGGTCCTCCTTTCGGGCACGGGGGAGGTCATCACCCCGGAGGAACCCCTCCTCGCCGTGGGCTCCGGGGGGCCCTACGCCCTGGCCGCGGCCAAGGCCCTCCTGCGCCATAGCGCTCTCTCCGCCCGGGAGATTGCCGAGGAGGCCATCAAGATCGCCGCCGAGGTGGACCTCTACACCTCGGGCCAGGTCACCGTCCTCACCCTGGGGGAAGCATGA